CGGGGTGCGGTGACCGTTCTCGACGGCCGTCTCGACCTGCGCCAGCCGGTGGGCGCGGTGGGCGAGATAGAACTCGACGGCACCCTGGGCGTCCTCCAGGACGGGGCCGTGGCCGGGGAGGACGGTGTGGACGCCGTCGTCGACCGTGAGGGACCTGAGGCGGCGCAGGGAGTCGAGATAGTCGCCGAGACGACCGTCGGGGTGGGCCACGACGGTCGTGCCGCGGCCCAAAACGGTGTCACCGGTCAGGACGGCCCGGTCGGCCGGGATGTGGAAGCAGAGCGAGTCGGAGGTGTGGCCCGGGGTCGGGACGACACGGAGTTCCAGGCCGCCGAGCGCGATGACGTCACCCGTGCCCAGTCCCTCGTCGCCGAGCCGCAGCGTCGGGTCCAGGGCCCGTACGTTCGTCCCGGTCAGCTCGGCGAAGCGGGCGGCGCCCTCGGCGTGGTCGGGGTGGCCGTGCGTGAGCAGGGTCAGCGCGATGCGCCGGCCGGTCTTCTCCGCCGTGTCGACGACGTTGCGCAGATGAGCGTCGTGCAGCGGACCGGGATCGATCACGACGGCGAGTTCGGAGTCCGGTTCGGAGACGATCCAGGTGTTGGTGCCGTCCAGCGTCATCACCGAGGCGTTCGGCGCGAGCACGTTGACGGCGCGCGCCGTGGCGGGGCCGGACAGGACACCGCCCCTGGGCTGGCCGGGAAGGGCTGCTGCGTCGGTCATGCGGAGGGGCCTTCCAGCGGGATGGGAGGAGTGCCGCGGTGTCGGCCGCGGGCGGGCGCGGCGTCCCGGCGCCCGCACGGCGGTGCGGGGAACGCGGGCGGATCCTCGGGCCGGCCGCTCGACCGGCTCGGGAGGGCTGTCGCCGCGGTCATGTGGGGTCTCCGGCGGCCGGAACACGCTTGGTGAACTCGTCGTGGCCCGGCCAGGAGAGGATCACGTCGTCGTTCTCCAGGCGGGCCCGAGCGAGGACGGGTGTCAGGTCGCGGGCGGGTGCGGCGGCGAGCGCGGCGGCGGCCGAGTCGTACTCCGCGAGCCGGCGCAGGGTGGCGATGGTGGGCGGCATCATCATCAGCTCGCCCTTGTCGTAGCCGTCCGCCGCGTCCCGGGGGCGGATCCACACCGTGCGGTCGGCCTCCGTGGAGGCGTTGCGGGTGCGCTGGCCCTGCGGGAGGGCGGCCACGAAGAACCAGGTGTCGTAGCGGCGGGCCTCGAACTCCGGGGTGATCCAGCGCGCCCAGGCGCCGAGGAGATCGGAGCGCAGGACCAGCCCCCGGCGTTCCAGGAACTCGGCGAAGGACAGTTCCCGGGCGGCCACCGCGGCACGGTCGGCCTCCCAGTCGTCGCCCGTGGTGTCCCCGATCACGGTGTCGGGGCTCGGCCCGGCGAGCAGGACGCCCGCCTCCTCGTACGTCTCCCGGACGGCCGCGCAGACGATGGCCTGGGCGTCGGTCTCGTCGACACCGAGGCGGGACGCCCACCACGCGCGCGTGGGGCCCGCCCAGCGGATCTGGTGGTCGTCGTCGCGGGGGTCCACCCCGCCGCCCGGATACGCGTACGCGCCTCCGGCGAAGGCCATGGAGGCGCGTCTGCGCAGCATGTGCACGACCGGGGTGTCGGCCGTGTCCTTGAGCAGCATGACGGTGGCGGCCCGCCTGGGGGTCACCGGTGTCAGCGTGCCGGCCGCGAGTGCGCGGATGCGGTCCGGCCACTCGGCTGGGTACCACTGCCCGTTTGCCATGGGCGGAGGCTAACTCGTAACGGGCTGATGTTCGAGTGAGCCTCCGCGATCTTGGTGGCGGTCAGGCTTCGGTGAGCTCCACCTGGAGTTCCACCTCGACCGGCGCGTCCAGAGGCAGGACCGCCACACCGACCGCGCTGCGCGCGTGGACGCCCCTGTCGCCGAAGACGGCGCCGAGGAGTTCGCTCGCGCCGTTCAGTACGGCGGGCTGGCCGGTGAAGTCGGAGGCCGAGGCCACGAAGCCGACGACCTTCACCACGCGCGCGACCCGGTCCAGGTCGCCCGCCACGGACTTGACTGCGGCGAGCGCGTTCAGCGCACAGGTACGGGCGAGCTCCTTGGCCTCCTCGGGGGTGACCTCGGCGCCGACCTTGCCGGTGACGGGCAGCTTGCCGTCCACCATGGGCAGCTGCCCGGCGGTGTACACGTACACGCCGGACTGGACGGCCGGCTGGTACGCGGCGAGCGGCGGGACGACCTCGGGCAGCCTCAGCCCGAGTTCCACGAGCTTCGCTTCGACGGCGCTCACGGCTTGGGCCGCTTCAGGTAGGCCACCAGCTGCTCGGGGTTGTTCGGCCCGGGCACGACCTGGACGAGCTCCCAGCCGTCCTCGCCCCAGGTGTCCAGAATCTGCTTCGTGGCATGGACGAGCAGCGGCACGGTTGCGTATTCCCACTTGGTCATGTGGCCGACTTTATCCGCTGCCCGGCCGCCGTCCGGCACCGGTTCCTCGCCGTCCGGCACGGGTTTCCGTCGCCGTCCCGGTGGGCGTGACGACCTGGGCGGGCGGGCAGGAGCACCCAGGAGCGTGGGCCGCGCGTGGGCCGACAGGTGGGGGGCCGACAGGCGAGGAGGGCACAAGTTGTCCACAGCCTCCCGCGTATGCCGCGCGCGGACTGGTTAGGCTCGAATACGTGAGC
The DNA window shown above is from Streptomyces akebiae and carries:
- a CDS encoding MBL fold metallo-hydrolase, giving the protein MTDAAALPGQPRGGVLSGPATARAVNVLAPNASVMTLDGTNTWIVSEPDSELAVVIDPGPLHDAHLRNVVDTAEKTGRRIALTLLTHGHPDHAEGAARFAELTGTNVRALDPTLRLGDEGLGTGDVIALGGLELRVVPTPGHTSDSLCFHIPADRAVLTGDTVLGRGTTVVAHPDGRLGDYLDSLRRLRSLTVDDGVHTVLPGHGPVLEDAQGAVEFYLAHRAHRLAQVETAVENGHRTPGEVVARVYADVDRSLWPAAELSVRAQLEYLTEHGLI
- a CDS encoding NUDIX hydrolase: MANGQWYPAEWPDRIRALAAGTLTPVTPRRAATVMLLKDTADTPVVHMLRRRASMAFAGGAYAYPGGGVDPRDDDHQIRWAGPTRAWWASRLGVDETDAQAIVCAAVRETYEEAGVLLAGPSPDTVIGDTTGDDWEADRAAVAARELSFAEFLERRGLVLRSDLLGAWARWITPEFEARRYDTWFFVAALPQGQRTRNASTEADRTVWIRPRDAADGYDKGELMMMPPTIATLRRLAEYDSAAAALAAAPARDLTPVLARARLENDDVILSWPGHDEFTKRVPAAGDPT
- a CDS encoding RidA family protein; translated protein: MSAVEAKLVELGLRLPEVVPPLAAYQPAVQSGVYVYTAGQLPMVDGKLPVTGKVGAEVTPEEAKELARTCALNALAAVKSVAGDLDRVARVVKVVGFVASASDFTGQPAVLNGASELLGAVFGDRGVHARSAVGVAVLPLDAPVEVELQVELTEA
- a CDS encoding DUF4177 domain-containing protein, which produces MTKWEYATVPLLVHATKQILDTWGEDGWELVQVVPGPNNPEQLVAYLKRPKP